From a single Papaver somniferum cultivar HN1 unplaced genomic scaffold, ASM357369v1 unplaced-scaffold_19, whole genome shotgun sequence genomic region:
- the LOC113338391 gene encoding uncharacterized protein LOC113338391 — protein MDMDLSENQHMIFEPLSAEQIATNEKKMNMTLDDIVKMSRKTAGSNPRKPRPYLNRRRNVPTVGGNFSNVWSLRESKPSTKHNRKQKFPSAGAPLRNSTSVWSCLKVSKPSVRQSLPTQRYLNLQDNQHIVRAIATNVQPATTRTRPLIRNKMPNLSNSRAGVSPVQERRFAEKKQKWMKWQNQVYSAQKFGAFCARKTVVPHSQEYYEY, from the exons ATGGATATGGATTTATCAGAGAATCAACAT atgatttttgaaccacTTTCAGCTGAACAAATTGCTACCAACGAGAAGAAAATGAACATGACTTTGGATGATATTGTCAAGATGTCCAGAAAAACTGCTGGCTCTAACCCCAGAAAACCAAGGCCATATTTGAACAGAAGGAGGAACGTTCCAACTGTTGGTGGGAATTTTTCTAATGTATGGAGTTTGAGGGAATCTAAACCGTCTACGAAACACAACAGAAAGCAGAAGTTTCCCAGTGCTGGTGCTCCTTTAAGGAATTCTACAAGTGTTTGGAGTTGTCTGAAGGTTTCTAAACCTTCTGTCAGACAGAGTTTGCCTACTCAAAGATACCTAAACCTCCAAGACAACCAGCATATCGTAAGAGCGATTGCCACTAATGTGCAACCAGCTACAACTCGTACCAGGCCTTTAATCCGCAATAAGATGCCTAATTTGAGCAACTCAAG GGCTGGGGTTTCACCTGTTCAGGAAAGAAGATTTGCTGAAAAGAAGCAGAAATGGATGAAATGGCAGAACCAGGTTTACAGCGCTCAGAAATTCGGCGCTTTTTGTGCAAGGAAGACGGTCGTGCCTCATTCCCAGGAATATTACGAGTACTGA